The following proteins are encoded in a genomic region of Methanoculleus bourgensis MS2:
- a CDS encoding AAA family ATPase: MSDNLTERIEAVKNAYEDIALVVQQLVVGNQPLIEEIFISMISGGNLLIEGVPGTAKTTICKVIARLIDYDFKRVQGAVDTQPADIIGVRVYDRNMNEFVLQRGPIFTNFLMVDEINRLTPRTQSALLEAMSEGQATIDGVTYPLADPYFVIATQNPYEFEGTFPLIEAQRDRFMFSAILTHLDAENELEVLRRERSGELDWKVYRDRITPILGPEDTRAMAATVREVRVDETVLEYMRDIVLATRAHGDIRLGASSRSSISFLRGSMARAAIKGRTYVIPDDVRALALPVLRHRLLLTREAAITGVTPDAVIAGILESVGVS; the protein is encoded by the coding sequence ATGAGTGACAACCTAACCGAGCGTATCGAAGCGGTCAAAAACGCCTACGAAGATATCGCGCTTGTCGTCCAGCAACTCGTGGTCGGCAACCAGCCCCTCATCGAGGAGATCTTCATCAGCATGATCAGCGGCGGCAACCTCCTCATAGAAGGGGTCCCGGGAACCGCCAAGACCACCATCTGCAAGGTCATCGCGCGCCTGATAGACTACGACTTCAAGCGGGTCCAGGGAGCCGTGGATACCCAACCGGCGGACATCATCGGCGTCCGGGTCTACGACCGGAACATGAACGAGTTTGTCCTCCAGAGAGGACCCATCTTCACGAACTTCCTGATGGTCGACGAGATCAACCGCCTCACCCCGAGAACCCAGAGCGCGCTCCTTGAGGCCATGAGCGAAGGCCAGGCGACGATCGACGGGGTCACCTACCCGCTCGCCGACCCCTACTTCGTCATCGCCACCCAGAACCCCTACGAGTTTGAGGGGACCTTCCCCCTCATCGAGGCCCAGCGCGACCGGTTCATGTTCAGCGCCATCCTCACCCACCTCGACGCAGAGAACGAACTCGAGGTCCTGCGGCGGGAGCGTTCCGGGGAGCTGGACTGGAAGGTCTACCGGGACCGGATCACCCCCATCCTCGGGCCTGAAGATACCAGGGCCATGGCCGCGACCGTCCGGGAGGTCAGGGTCGACGAGACGGTCCTTGAGTACATGCGCGACATTGTCCTTGCCACGCGCGCCCACGGTGATATCAGGCTCGGCGCAAGTTCCCGGTCCTCCATATCGTTCCTCAGGGGCTCGATGGCCCGGGCGGCCATCAAAGGCCGGACCTACGTCATCCCCGACGACGTCCGGGCCCTCGCCCTCCCGGTCCTGCGCCACCGCCTCCTCCTCACCCGGGAGGCCGCGATCACCGGGGTCACCCCTGATGCGGTCATCGCCGGGATCCTCGAGAGCGTCGGGGTGTCATAG
- a CDS encoding Ig-like domain repeat protein — MRPRVSHIILVAAALAALIILGAHATTPVLYTAENTSTAAHADPETVLKRSPGNAAALIPLMDELLGQTGTLALTIKVKDYESAERDLARYTELSGQFSNLVVKLDVSETDIGEFQQKTRANQESLTALLNDSRRFDELQRLEIEVEDDDGQRMAIAYEGEALRQKMQKTFSAYREREPAVTRIAQNYDVNTTPYRESVEHFAEVADAADDWREKTGGDTPLSPLSIGLTPTEGYYGDEIWIAGTCADALPGTPVEIYVDSRLAGNATLDSEGWYAYPYRVGRLLAGPHLVYATADNLYSGVRTFTALPGNTTLTLALAEVNRTTVACTGTLKTGDRAVTDAPVLLRVDTTTLVGTETDNNGTYAANITLPAGKHTIKAEFHAAGYPLNYSESETRTISTRGELPSLLPIIAALAALLGTGWYLRRRHQGKVPARAPPETVWEEEPLVEEREIPPVEIGDLPPREAATLLFRALRARLGIPETKTPRNCARIAPDHAAFFERYELIRYAGEVPTEEELQWMKKEARGDEHAA; from the coding sequence ATGAGACCCCGGGTATCGCATATCATTCTCGTGGCCGCAGCCCTCGCAGCGCTCATCATCCTCGGAGCCCACGCAACCACCCCGGTCCTCTATACGGCAGAGAACACATCGACCGCCGCCCACGCCGACCCAGAAACCGTCCTGAAACGCTCCCCCGGCAACGCCGCAGCTCTCATCCCCCTGATGGACGAACTCCTGGGCCAGACCGGAACCCTCGCCCTCACCATCAAGGTCAAGGACTACGAGAGCGCCGAGCGGGACCTCGCCCGCTACACCGAACTCTCAGGCCAGTTCAGCAACCTCGTCGTCAAACTGGACGTCTCGGAGACCGACATCGGCGAGTTCCAGCAGAAGACCCGGGCGAACCAGGAATCACTCACGGCCCTCCTCAACGACTCCCGGCGGTTCGACGAATTACAAAGGCTCGAGATCGAGGTAGAGGACGACGACGGCCAGCGCATGGCCATCGCCTACGAAGGAGAGGCTCTGCGGCAGAAGATGCAGAAGACCTTCTCCGCCTATCGGGAGAGAGAACCCGCGGTGACCCGGATCGCCCAAAACTACGACGTCAACACCACCCCCTACCGGGAGAGCGTCGAGCACTTCGCCGAGGTCGCCGACGCCGCGGATGACTGGCGGGAGAAGACCGGCGGCGATACACCCCTCTCCCCCCTCAGCATAGGGCTCACCCCAACCGAGGGCTACTACGGAGACGAGATCTGGATCGCCGGGACCTGCGCCGACGCCCTCCCCGGGACCCCGGTTGAGATCTACGTCGACAGCAGGCTCGCCGGGAACGCCACCCTCGATAGCGAAGGGTGGTACGCCTACCCCTACCGGGTCGGCAGGCTCCTTGCCGGGCCGCACCTCGTCTACGCGACCGCAGACAACCTCTACTCCGGGGTCAGGACATTCACCGCCCTCCCGGGGAACACCACCCTCACCCTCGCCCTCGCGGAGGTGAACCGGACGACCGTCGCCTGCACCGGGACCCTTAAGACCGGCGACCGGGCGGTCACGGACGCCCCGGTCCTCCTCAGGGTCGACACCACCACCCTTGTCGGGACCGAAACCGACAACAACGGGACCTACGCGGCAAACATCACCCTCCCGGCAGGAAAACACACCATCAAGGCTGAGTTCCACGCCGCAGGCTACCCCCTCAACTACTCGGAGAGCGAGACCAGGACGATCAGCACCAGGGGCGAACTCCCCTCCCTGCTCCCCATCATCGCCGCACTCGCAGCCCTCCTCGGCACCGGGTGGTACCTCAGGCGGCGGCACCAGGGGAAGGTCCCGGCGAGGGCACCGCCGGAGACCGTCTGGGAGGAGGAACCACTGGTGGAGGAGAGAGAGATCCCGCCGGTCGAGATCGGTGACCTCCCGCCCCGGGAGGCAGCCACCCTCCTCTTCCGCGCGCTCCGGGCCAGGCTCGGCATCCCGGAGACAAAGACCCCGCGGAACTGCGCCCGCATCGCCCCCGACCACGCCGCGTTCTTCGAGCGCTACGAGTTGATCCGGTACGCGGGAGAGGTCCCCACAGAAGAAGAACTCCAGTGGATGAAAAAAGAAGCCCGGGGTGATGAGCATGCAGCGTGA
- a CDS encoding HepT-like ribonuclease domain-containing protein — translation MTRLRSYLADIYEQSENIMKATGRMSYEEFLEDALYSAGLIRFFEIIGEAAKHVPDDFRSEHPEIPWRKISGLRDRLIHDYPGVNLKYVWTLATVEIPVLHRQIGEILGDQE, via the coding sequence ATGACCCGGTTGCGATCGTATCTTGCGGATATTTACGAGCAATCTGAAAATATCATGAAGGCGACCGGACGAATGAGTTATGAGGAGTTTCTGGAGGATGCACTATACAGCGCGGGTCTCATCAGATTTTTTGAGATTATCGGTGAAGCGGCGAAGCATGTTCCGGACGACTTCCGAAGCGAACACCCGGAGATTCCCTGGAGAAAGATATCAGGGCTCCGCGACAGGCTGATCCACGATTACCCCGGCGTGAACTTGAAATACGTCTGGACTCTGGCAACGGTGGAGATACCTGTTCTGCACCGGCAAATCGGAGAGATCCTCGGCGACCAGGAGTGA
- a CDS encoding HEPN domain-containing protein: MLDLLEGLRAAGREIPADLFSVARSLDRLYIPARYPNGFSRGKPADYFIREDADDAISGAERIIRFCDGLLA; this comes from the coding sequence ATTCTCGATCTCCTCGAAGGTCTCCGGGCAGCCGGCCGGGAGATCCCTGCCGACCTCTTTTCAGTCGCACGCAGTCTCGACCGCTTGTATATCCCGGCACGCTACCCAAACGGGTTTTCCCGGGGGAAGCCGGCCGACTACTTCATCCGGGAGGATGCAGACGATGCAATCAGTGGTGCGGAAAGAATCATTCGGTTCTGTGACGGTCTTCTGGCTTGA
- a CDS encoding type II toxin-antitoxin system RelE family toxin — translation MYKLIFSEEALKYLSQIPKKNLVHVKEVISLCLGEYLKKITRRCNKKLLKGSKKRTYRLHISMTHTAFYRIDDENKRVLIDDVMGINQAHSRYGLY, via the coding sequence GTGTATAAACTGATCTTCAGTGAGGAAGCGCTCAAATACCTGTCGCAAATACCAAAAAAAAACCTGGTGCATGTGAAAGAGGTCATCTCGTTATGCCTCGGAGAATATCTGAAAAAGATAACCAGGCGATGCAACAAGAAACTCCTCAAGGGTTCTAAGAAACGCACGTACCGCCTTCACATATCGATGACACACACCGCATTCTATCGTATTGATGATGAAAACAAGCGGGTCCTCATAGATGATGTGATGGGGATAAACCAGGCGCACAGCAGATACGGGTTATACTGA
- a CDS encoding type II toxin-antitoxin system RelE family toxin, producing the protein MRDARPLWRAQVKRRQERLYRIRVGDYRIVYAVDHAEQRVIILYVRHRRNVYRGL; encoded by the coding sequence ATCCGAGACGCCCGTCCCCTTTGGCGTGCGCAAGTTAAGCGGCGGCAAGAGCGTCTCTACAGGATCCGCGTGGGGGACTATCGGATCGTTTACGCCGTGGACCATGCAGAGCAGAGAGTTATAATCCTCTACGTCCGCCACCGCCGCAACGTATACCGTGGGTTGTGA
- a CDS encoding type II toxin-antitoxin system prevent-host-death family antitoxin translates to MSAAGEQYIVDEHGNGVAVILPLQEYEQLQEDLHDLAVVAERREEPAIEFSEFRKRYER, encoded by the coding sequence TTGAGTGCAGCAGGAGAGCAGTACATTGTCGATGAGCACGGGAACGGGGTCGCGGTGATCCTCCCCCTGCAGGAGTACGAGCAACTGCAGGAAGACCTTCATGACCTTGCTGTGGTGGCGGAGCGGCGCGAAGAGCCAGCCATAGAGTTCAGCGAGTTCAGGAAGCGGTACGAGCGGTAA
- a CDS encoding DUF4350 domain-containing protein yields MSMQREAWAVLILLLIATGAVYAHATTTTEEYSRHNTGWNGTSNLAAGEIHNLADLTPGATLLILAPDKPFTREEVGYLRAFLNSGGNVILADEEGAANTLLADLGSRIRIQPGNLSSLERDHADPGLFRVQVTGNATLFAGIETILVNRPAEVTGGEPLLEAPPLTWEDTDGDGRVSDGETFRRTAVCASEGNLIVLGDPSLFINAMLPANPGFIENLTVLIDAAHSRTGTKNPIINTLTWIRETPPAGAAFAALAILPVAYHFGRKRE; encoded by the coding sequence ATGAGCATGCAGCGTGAGGCCTGGGCGGTCCTCATCCTCCTCCTCATCGCCACCGGTGCGGTCTATGCCCACGCAACCACCACCACTGAGGAGTACAGCCGCCACAACACCGGCTGGAACGGCACATCAAACCTCGCCGCAGGGGAGATCCACAACCTTGCGGACCTCACCCCCGGCGCGACCCTCCTCATCCTCGCACCCGACAAACCCTTCACGCGAGAAGAGGTCGGCTACCTCCGGGCGTTCCTCAACAGCGGCGGCAACGTCATCCTCGCCGACGAGGAGGGCGCCGCAAACACCCTCCTCGCCGACCTCGGGAGCAGAATACGGATCCAGCCCGGGAACCTCTCAAGCCTCGAGCGGGACCACGCTGATCCCGGGCTCTTCCGCGTCCAGGTCACCGGGAACGCCACCCTCTTTGCCGGGATCGAGACCATCCTGGTCAACCGGCCGGCAGAGGTGACCGGCGGCGAGCCCCTCCTTGAGGCGCCACCCCTCACCTGGGAAGACACAGACGGCGACGGCCGGGTCAGCGACGGCGAGACCTTCAGGAGAACAGCCGTCTGCGCGAGCGAAGGCAACCTCATCGTCCTTGGCGACCCAAGCCTCTTCATCAACGCCATGCTCCCCGCAAACCCGGGGTTCATCGAGAACCTCACGGTCCTCATCGACGCCGCCCACAGCAGGACCGGCACCAAAAACCCGATCATCAACACCCTGACATGGATCAGAGAGACGCCACCGGCCGGGGCCGCGTTTGCCGCCCTCGCCATCCTGCCCGTGGCCTATCACTTTGGGAGGAAGAGAGAATGA
- a CDS encoding MarR family winged helix-turn-helix transcriptional regulator: MDQEVVESYLNKIPVQARELVQNLNTNEKWAVYAALLQNERMSFSELRDLFDMNPSQIDRILKSLVAGGIIYKRAKSLKDADDNARSYYELSMLGQHFYNAMFDLVIPQKRNAPPAYSTRSPEHRQVVTSPMNPASHVLGGSKPVKSPTIRGKAKPKVPTAVGV; the protein is encoded by the coding sequence ATGGACCAGGAAGTGGTTGAGTCCTATCTCAATAAAATTCCCGTGCAGGCCAGGGAGTTGGTGCAAAACCTGAACACGAATGAAAAATGGGCTGTCTACGCTGCTCTTCTTCAAAATGAGAGAATGAGTTTCAGCGAGTTGAGGGATTTATTCGATATGAATCCATCTCAGATCGATAGAATTTTGAAATCGCTTGTTGCAGGCGGAATTATCTATAAGCGTGCTAAAAGTCTCAAAGACGCCGATGATAACGCCAGGTCCTATTACGAATTATCGATGCTCGGTCAACATTTCTACAACGCCATGTTCGATCTGGTTATTCCCCAAAAAAGAAATGCACCGCCTGCTTACAGCACGAGATCGCCTGAGCACAGGCAGGTAGTCACGTCACCCATGAATCCCGCATCGCACGTACTTGGGGGATCTAAGCCCGTCAAATCGCCTACCATCAGGGGTAAGGCCAAGCCTAAAGTACCAACGGCGGTAGGTGTATAA
- a CDS encoding HEPN domain-containing protein: protein MVTAETMDANMKEADRWLRQGERDLVSARNSCRSGDFEWACFQAQQSAQKALLYAQGFRRILTHSVYELIREVARIRARVPGAEERSEGTR from the coding sequence GTGGTAACGGCAGAGACCATGGACGCGAATATGAAGGAAGCGGACCGGTGGCTGCGGCAGGGGGAGCGAGATCTTGTCAGCGCACGGAACAGCTGCCGGTCGGGCGACTTTGAATGGGCCTGCTTTCAGGCGCAGCAGAGCGCTCAGAAAGCCCTGCTGTACGCTCAGGGGTTCCGGAGGATCCTGACACACTCGGTCTACGAACTGATCAGGGAGGTCGCTCGCATTCGAGCCCGCGTTCCAGGAGCTGAAGAGCGGAGCGAAGGCACTCGATAG
- a CDS encoding nucleotidyltransferase family protein, giving the protein MKEYQSIKSQVLALLERELPVLRERYGIKTIGIFGSVSRGEDTPESDLDIIYSFRPEMDTYDNLLDLGDFLEDLFQRKVDLVPEEWMSERFRASVMTEAIFCARERGTA; this is encoded by the coding sequence GTGAAAGAATATCAATCCATCAAGTCGCAAGTTCTGGCCCTCCTTGAGCGTGAGCTTCCTGTCCTCCGGGAGAGATACGGCATTAAAACGATCGGTATCTTCGGCTCCGTGTCGCGTGGGGAGGATACACCGGAATCAGATCTGGATATCATATACTCATTCCGCCCGGAAATGGACACGTATGACAATCTATTGGATTTAGGGGACTTTCTTGAGGACCTCTTTCAGAGGAAAGTAGATCTGGTCCCCGAAGAGTGGATGAGTGAGAGGTTCCGTGCGAGTGTGATGACGGAGGCTATTTTCTGTGCACGCGAGCGAGGTACGGCATGA
- a CDS encoding nucleotidyltransferase domain-containing protein, translating to MERLASDPNIPRVVLFGSFAEGRAVPGSDLDIMIVLAHD from the coding sequence GTGGAGAGGCTGGCGTCCGATCCGAACATCCCCCGTGTCGTCCTCTTCGGGTCGTTTGCCGAAGGAAGGGCCGTTCCCGGGAGCGATCTTGATATCATGATCGTCCTTGCACACGATTGA
- a CDS encoding type II toxin-antitoxin system HicA family toxin produces MIRVFTRQRGSHIILQHSDGRGIVVHQGEELGRGILRAIIRQAGLTREEVMEGFSGFMKVIVPVQECDPASRIDKTPVITREQPVSAIRRDSGRAPLQGRGYGCLRQATRSRRRDPCRALPGRGVL; encoded by the coding sequence ATGATACGGGTTTTTACCCGGCAGAGGGGCAGCCACATCATTCTGCAGCACTCTGATGGAAGAGGTATCGTTGTCCACCAGGGAGAAGAACTTGGGAGAGGGATATTACGAGCGATCATCCGGCAGGCAGGCCTCACCCGCGAGGAGGTTATGGAGGGTTTTAGCGGTTTCATGAAGGTTATCGTGCCTGTTCAGGAGTGCGATCCAGCAAGCCGAATCGACAAAACACCTGTCATTACTCGTGAGCAACCCGTTTCGGCGATCCGTAGAGATAGTGGTCGTGCTCCGCTGCAAGGTCGGGGATATGGGTGTCTACGGCAAGCGACGCGATCTCGAAGGCGGGATCCTTGTCGGGCTCTTCCGGGGAGAGGTGTACTGTGA
- a CDS encoding DUF1616 domain-containing protein, with translation MDAHDQRPLIAEAAGDRPGDLIAILLATIATISCVYVPVLNESLLRILFGVAMVLFIPGYALIAALFPARDDLDGIERVALSFGLSIAVSPLIGLALNYTPWGIRLDPILTSLTLFTLAMVGIAWYRRLLLPAGERFSVPAREMLGAARNELFDPEATPLDRGLSALLLVSIVVAVATTAYVIAVPKEGEHFTEFYILGPGGKAADYPTDFAANSTQTLIVGVGNHEYREINYTVEALLLNQTFDARTNTSTIHAAEPLDQFTLAVPHNETREVVWNFTVPSPDYNRVEFLLFNETVPGPAVTGADRINASYRDLHLWVRVRPV, from the coding sequence ATGGATGCCCACGATCAACGACCGCTAATCGCGGAGGCCGCCGGGGACCGCCCCGGCGACCTCATCGCGATCCTGCTCGCAACAATCGCGACCATCTCGTGTGTCTACGTCCCGGTACTGAACGAGAGTCTCCTCCGGATCCTCTTTGGCGTGGCGATGGTCCTCTTCATCCCCGGCTACGCCCTGATCGCCGCACTCTTTCCGGCACGGGACGACCTCGACGGTATCGAGCGGGTCGCGCTCTCGTTCGGGCTCTCGATCGCAGTCAGCCCCCTCATCGGGCTTGCGCTGAACTACACCCCCTGGGGGATCAGGCTCGACCCCATCCTTACCTCGCTCACGCTCTTCACCCTCGCGATGGTCGGGATCGCGTGGTACCGGCGTCTCCTCCTCCCGGCCGGCGAGCGGTTCTCGGTCCCGGCCCGGGAGATGCTCGGCGCCGCCCGGAATGAACTCTTCGACCCTGAGGCCACCCCGCTCGACCGGGGGCTCTCGGCTCTGCTCCTGGTCTCTATCGTCGTGGCGGTCGCCACAACCGCCTACGTCATCGCGGTGCCAAAAGAGGGGGAGCACTTCACCGAGTTCTACATCCTCGGGCCGGGCGGGAAGGCCGCCGATTACCCGACCGATTTTGCGGCCAACTCAACCCAGACCCTGATCGTCGGGGTCGGGAACCACGAGTACCGGGAGATCAACTACACGGTCGAGGCGCTCCTCCTCAACCAGACGTTTGATGCCCGGACGAACACCTCGACGATCCACGCGGCCGAGCCCCTGGACCAGTTCACGCTCGCGGTGCCCCATAACGAGACCAGGGAGGTGGTCTGGAACTTCACGGTCCCGTCGCCCGACTACAACCGGGTCGAGTTCCTGCTCTTCAACGAGACGGTGCCGGGGCCTGCGGTCACGGGCGCTGACCGGATCAACGCAAGTTACCGGGACCTGCACCTCTGGGTCCGGGTCCGTCCGGTCTAA
- a CDS encoding nucleotidyltransferase domain-containing protein: MPGARRRISAIILYGSFARGDFHEGSDIVGDFRERPHRPPDRTALLH, encoded by the coding sequence TTGCCCGGGGCGCGCCGGCGCATCTCCGCCATCATCCTGTACGGATCGTTTGCCCGCGGCGACTTCCACGAGGGGAGCGATATCGTCGGGGATTTCCGCGAGCGGCCTCACCGACCTCCCGATCGAACCGCTCTGCTACACTGA
- a CDS encoding DUF58 domain-containing protein translates to MIRPTRMAGGVAALALALTVTALLIASPAAALAAGSLAIFLLWRGWRFERDLAAVAASLTVNRAVDRTILRQGAATTVRVTTTLTLLPGMEVRIRDVPPAVAAGEAPLCRPGETATYTLRLMAPGRTMFGGVILEANDAFFSRALLVSRLNAPSLQVFPAGTTATGGGRGAGVGETEIDRKTTLDGQSVRGFRPYQSGDDPGSIDWKVSAKRGTLHIRQLTGLEGGTPLIVVDLPARDGDPTTFARFSMAVSGAVEGAIRSRDGCSLLVVTSGEVVRFIPKTRDLREALQALGGLAPVEPRNPLYRAPGPAVLAARARLPAGSGDREKACLARLGGVLASFARESRSPFTAAIAAALTRVEATEVRLYTLARGDGSHIVQVIHQAKALGMRVVASAPDGAPILPGVDAVEVI, encoded by the coding sequence ATGATCAGACCGACCAGGATGGCCGGCGGAGTCGCGGCACTCGCCCTCGCCCTCACCGTCACGGCGCTCCTCATCGCAAGCCCCGCCGCCGCCCTTGCCGCAGGCTCCCTCGCGATCTTCCTCCTCTGGCGGGGCTGGCGGTTCGAGCGCGACCTGGCCGCCGTCGCCGCCTCCCTCACCGTCAACCGTGCGGTCGACCGGACGATCCTCAGGCAGGGCGCGGCAACGACCGTCCGGGTGACGACCACCCTCACCCTCCTGCCCGGGATGGAGGTCAGGATCCGCGACGTCCCGCCGGCGGTCGCGGCGGGCGAGGCTCCCCTCTGCAGGCCGGGGGAGACCGCGACCTACACCCTCAGGCTCATGGCCCCCGGCAGGACCATGTTCGGCGGGGTCATCCTCGAAGCGAACGACGCCTTCTTCTCCCGGGCTCTCCTCGTCAGCCGCCTCAACGCCCCGTCCCTCCAGGTCTTCCCGGCCGGGACCACAGCGACCGGCGGCGGAAGAGGGGCAGGCGTGGGCGAGACCGAGATAGACCGGAAGACCACCCTCGACGGCCAGAGCGTTCGCGGGTTCCGGCCCTACCAGTCCGGGGACGACCCCGGGTCAATAGACTGGAAGGTCTCGGCAAAACGCGGCACCCTCCATATACGGCAGCTGACCGGACTTGAGGGCGGGACCCCCCTCATCGTCGTCGACCTCCCGGCCCGGGACGGGGACCCGACGACCTTCGCCCGGTTCTCGATGGCGGTCTCGGGCGCCGTGGAAGGCGCGATCCGGTCCCGCGACGGCTGCTCCCTCCTGGTCGTCACCAGCGGGGAGGTCGTGCGGTTCATCCCCAAAACCCGGGACCTCAGGGAAGCCCTCCAGGCCCTCGGCGGGCTTGCCCCGGTCGAGCCCCGCAATCCCCTCTACCGGGCGCCGGGACCGGCCGTCCTTGCCGCACGGGCCCGACTCCCCGCCGGTTCAGGGGACCGGGAGAAGGCCTGCCTCGCACGACTCGGCGGTGTGCTCGCATCCTTTGCCCGCGAGAGCAGATCGCCCTTCACCGCTGCGATTGCAGCGGCCCTCACCCGGGTGGAGGCGACCGAGGTCCGCCTCTACACCCTCGCCAGGGGCGACGGGAGCCACATCGTCCAGGTCATCCACCAGGCAAAGGCCCTGGGGATGCGGGTCGTCGCAAGCGCACCGGACGGCGCCCCCATCCTCCCGGGAGTCGACGCTGTGGAGGTGATCTGA